One genomic segment of Ipomoea triloba cultivar NCNSP0323 chromosome 9, ASM357664v1 includes these proteins:
- the LOC116029547 gene encoding probable membrane-associated kinase regulator 4, whose amino-acid sequence MQKSLLPMNIYMQKPFLPINSMITMQRPLFLPTNISMQRNFHFSGQTSTARNNHVSAAEDDEYIDIEVNSFSPKTTDFEFQMPSSLNDKELTVLPADDLFYKGKLLPLLLPPRLQTVQNLLKTTPIGDHHSIVEEDDDDDDEFIIMEFASSTPTPWENSTSGTPVEPFRLSFSLTPAENFKRSTCLSTSIIKHQEKKHSWLISKLRLFKKSLIGNRGKGSRVCSLRSFFRKSACINVSSAMALDYNKHLKAEQKKTLFGHIGMWRHPINREGIKDKVVMRSYHRRPSLSFSSAEFKFKGRSFSSSSSSFSSSSFSSISFSSRDFYDELNSQKRSCSFTSDIDGPIEAAIAHCKTINTHP is encoded by the coding sequence ATGCAGAAGTCACTTCTCCCCATGAATATCTACATGCAGAAGCCATTTCTCCCCATAAACAGCATGATCACCATGCAGAGGCCATTATTTCTCCCCACAAACATCTCCATGCagagaaattttcatttttctggTCAGACTTCAACAGCCAGAAATAATCATGTTAGTGCAGCAGAGGATGATGAGTACATAGATATAGAAGTGAACTCTTTTTCTCCAAAAACCACAGACTTTGAATTCCAGATGCCTTCTTCTTTGAATGACAAAGAGCTCACTGTGCTCCCAGCAGATGATCTCTTCTACAAAGGGAAACTCCTCCCTCTTCTCCTCCCTCCACGGCTTCAAACCGTCCAAAACCTCCTCAAAACCACCCCAATAGGAGATCACCACTCCATTGttgaggaagatgatgatgatgatgatgagttcATCATTATGGAATTTGCAAGCTCTACACCTACACCTTGGGAAAACAGTACTAGTGGTACTCCAGTAGAGCCATTCAGACTGAGCTTTTCACTCACCCCTGCTGAAAACTTTAAAAGGTCCACTTGTTTGAGCACTTCCATTATTAAGCACCAAGAGAAGAAACATTCTTGGCTCATCAGTAAGCTCAGACTGTTTAAGAAGTCGTTGATCGGTAACAGGGGAAAGGGTTCAAGGGTTTGTAGCCTCAGATCATTTTTCAGAAAGTCTGCCTGTATAAATGTTTCTTCTGCAATGGCTCTGGACTACAATAAACACTTGAAAGCAGAACAAAAGAAAACCCTATTTGGGCATATAGGAATGTGGAGGCATCCAATTAACAGGGAGGGGATTAAGGATAAAGTGGTGATGAGGAGTTATCACAGAAGGCCATCACTCTCATTCTCATCTGCAGAATTCAAATTCAAAGGGCGTTCCTTttcctcttcatcttcatctttctcctcctcctccttctcaTCCATTTCCTTCAGTTCAAGGGATTTTTATGATGAGCTCAACTCCCAAAAGCGAAGCTGCAGTTTCACTTCAGACATTGATGGTCCCATTGAGGCAGCAATTGCTCACTGCAAAACCATCAACACTCATCCGTga